The Tamandua tetradactyla isolate mTamTet1 chromosome 8, mTamTet1.pri, whole genome shotgun sequence genome includes a window with the following:
- the OR56B2 gene encoding olfactory receptor 56B2 — LVKDNAASQRFNSSKSQVSEFILMGFPGIHKWQHWLSLPLALLYLLALSANILILIIIKQEVALHQPMYYFLGILAVGDMGLATTIMPKIFAILWFNAKAISLPECFAQMYAIHCFVGMESGVFLFMAVDRYVAICRPLQYPSIITDSFVVKATVLMLLRNSLLTIPVPVLAAQRHYCSRNQIDHCLCSNLGVTSLSCDDRMVNSIYQLFLAWTLMGSDLGMIILSYALILHSVLMLKSAEAAFKALSTCTSHLILILFFYTVVIVISITHSTIKTVPIFPVLLNVLHNVIPPALNPLVYALKTKALRQGLHKMLKLCIKSN; from the coding sequence TTAGTGAAGGATAATGCAGCTTCTCAGAGATTTAACAGCTCTAAGTCCCAGGTCTCTGAATTCATCCTCATGGGATTCCCAGGCATTCACAAGTGGCAGCACTGGCTCTCCCTGCCCTTGGCTCTGCTCTACCTCTTAGCTCTCAGTGCCAACATCCTGATTCTGATCATCATCAAACAAGAGGTTGCACTGCACCAGCCCATGTACTATTTTCTGGgcatcctggctgtgggagacaTGGGTCTGGCTACCACCATCATGCCCAAGATTTTTGCCATATTGTGGTTCAATGCTAAGGCCATAAGTCTTCCTGAGTGCTTTGCTCAAATGTATGCCATCCATTGTTTTGTGGGCATGGAGTCAGGCGTCTTCTTATTCATGGCTGTAGATAGATATGTAGCCATTTGCCGACCCCTACAATACCCATCAATAATTACTGACTCTTTTGTGGTCAAAGCTACTGTGCTCATGTTACTGAGAAACAGCCTGCTTACCATCCCGGTGCCTGTATTGGCTGCTCAGAGACACTACTGCTCCCGCAATCAAATTGATCATTGTCTGTGCTCTAACCTTGGAGTCACTAGCTTATCGTGTGATGACAGGATGGTCAATAGTATCTACCAGCTATTTCTGGCTTGGACATTAATGGGCAGTGACCTGGGTATGATTATTTTATCATATGCATTGATACTTCACTCTGTGCTAATGTTAAAGTCAGCAGAAGCTGCATTCAAGGCCCTGAGTACCTgtacatctcatctcatcttaatTCTTTTCTTCTACACAGTTGTTATTGTCATTTCCATCACCCATAGCACAATAAAGACAGTACCCATCTTTCCAGTTCTTCTCAATGTATTACACAATGTCATCCCCCCTGCCCTCAACCCCTTGGTCTATGCCCTCAAGACCAAGGCGCTAAGGCAGGGCTTGCATAAAATGCTTAAACTGTGCATCAAGAGCAACTaa
- the LOC143643918 gene encoding olfactory receptor 52N4, with amino-acid sequence MLNKTDLTPASFILNGIPGLEDMHVWISFPFCSMYVVAMVGNCGLLYLIRYEDSLHRPMYYFLAMLSFTDLVMCSSTIPKALSIFWFHFKEISFDECLAQMFFVHTFTGMESGVLMLMALDRYVAICYPLRYSIILTNPVIAKLGLATFLRGMLLIIPFTFLTKRLPYCRGNVISHTYCDHMSVAKLSCGNVKVNAVYGLMVALLIGGFDILCITVSYTMILRAVVSLSSADARQKAFSTCTAHICAIVFSYSPAFFSFFSQRFGDHIIPPSCHIIVANIYLLLPPTMNPVVYGVKTKQIRDCVLKILPGIKDSKSHST; translated from the coding sequence ATGCTGAATAAAACAGACCTGACCCCGGCATCATTCATTCTGAATGGAATCCCAGGCCTGGAAGACATGCATGTCTGGATTTCCTTTCCATTCTGCTCCATGTATGTTGTGGCCATGGTAGGCAACTGTGGCCTCCTCTACCTCATCCGATATGAAGACTCCCTGCACAGGCCCATGTACTATTTCTTGGCCATGCTTTCCTTCACTGACCTTGTCATGTGTTCTAGTACAATCCCTAAAGCCCTCAGCATCTTCTGGTTCCACTTCAAGGAGATCAGCTTTGATGAATGCCTGGCTCAGATGTTCTTTGTGCACACCTTCACAGGGATGGAGTCCGGGGTGCTCATGCTCATGGCCCTGGACCGCTACGTGGCCATCTGCTACCCTCTACGTTACTCTATCATCCTCACCAACCCTGTCATTGCAAAGCTTGGGCTTGCCACCTTCCTGAGAGGGATGTTGCTCATCATTCCCTTCACTTTCCTCACTAAACGCCTGCCCTATTGCAGAGGCAATGTGATTTCCCATACCTACTGTGACCACATGTCTGTGGCCAAACTATCGTGTGGCAACGTCAAGGTCAATGCCGTGTATGGCCTGATGGTTGCCCTCTTGATTGGGGGCTTTGACATTCTGTGCATCACGGTCTCCTACACCATGATCCTGCGGGCGGTGGTCAGCCTCTCGTCAGCAGATGCTCGGCAGAAGGCCTTCAGCACCTGCACTGCCCACATCTGCGCCATTGTCTTCTCCTACAGTCcagctttcttctcctttttttcccaacGCTTTGGAGACCACATTATCCCTCCTTCTTGCCACATAATTGTGGCAAATATTTATCTGCTCCTGCCTCCCACAATGAACCCTGTTGTTTATGGGGTGAAAACCAAGCAGATACGAGACTGTGTCCTCAAGATCCTTCCAGGGATTAAGGATTCCAAATCCCACAGCACATGA